A single region of the Mycteria americana isolate JAX WOST 10 ecotype Jacksonville Zoo and Gardens chromosome 10, USCA_MyAme_1.0, whole genome shotgun sequence genome encodes:
- the GLA gene encoding alpha-galactosidase A isoform X2: MAAVRRALCWALAAAAALAAALALDNGLARTPPMGWLHWERFLCGTDCATDPRRCVSERLFMEMTDMMAAEGWRDAGYEFVCIDDCWMAPTRDEHGRLQADPKRFPSGIRKLADYVHSKGLKLGIYSDVGNKTCAGFPGSYNHYDLDAQTFASWGVDLLKFDGCNSGTLELLAEGYRRMSLALNKTGRSIVYSCEWPFYLRPMQQPNYTEIKQYCNHWRNFFDVYDSWSSIKSILDWTALHQDSIVKIAGPGGWNDPDMDKNFELWERPLSGQAYAVAVLNQQEIGGPQNFTFSLTFLGNGLACNPACSVRQVLPASRDWGVYSWVSSLSTEVNPTGVVLLKVVAL; encoded by the exons ATGGCGGCGGTAAGGCGGGCGCTGTGCTGGgccctggcggcggcggcggcgttggcggcggcgctggcgctggACAACGGGCTGGCGCGGACGCCGCCGATGGGCTGGCTGCACTGGGAGCGCTTCCTCTGCGGCACTGACTGCGCCACCGACCCGCGCCGCTGCGTCAG TGAGCGGCTCTTCATGGAGATGACCGACATGATGGCTGCCGAGGGCTGGAGGGACGCAGGCTATGAGTTTGTCTGCATTGACGACTGCTGGATGGCCCCAACACGGGATGAACACGGCAGGCTCCAGGCTGACCCAAAACGGTTCCCCAGTGGGATCCGCAAGCTGGCCGACTAT GTCCACTCCAAGGGGCTGAAGCTGGGAATCTACAGCGATGTCGGGAACAAGACATGTGCTGGCTTCCCTGGCAGTTACAATCACTACGACCTGGATGCCCAAACGTTTGCCTCCTGGGGTGTGGACCTGCTGAAGTTTGATGGCTGCAACTCTGGCAcactggagctgctggcagaag GTTACAGGCGCATGTCTCTGGCCCTGAACAAGACTGGAAGGAGCATTGTGTACTCCTGTGAGTGGCCTTTCTACTTGAGGCCCATGCAGCAG CCCAATTACACAGAGATCAAACAGTACTGCAATCACTGGAGGAACTTTTTTGATGTCTATGATTCCTGGAGCAGCATCAAGAGTATCTTGGACTGGACAGCACTTCACCAGGACAGCATTGTGAAGATAGCTGGGCCAGGGGGCTGGAATGATCCTGACATG GACAAGAACTTTGAGTTGTGGGAGCGGCCCCTGTCTGGCCAAGCCTATGCCGTGGCAGTGCTGAACCAGCAGGAGATTGGGGGACCCCAGAACTTCACCTTCTCCCTCACCTTTCTTGGCAATGGGCTGGCCTGCAACCCAGCATGCTCTGTCCGGCAGGTCCTGCCAGCCAGCAGGGACTGGGGGGTTTACAGCTGGGTCTCTTCCCTGAGCACGGAGGTGAACCCAACAGGCGTTGTGCTGCTGAAAGTAGTGGCACTATAG
- the GLA gene encoding alpha-galactosidase A isoform X1 yields the protein MAAVRRALCWALAAAAALAAALALDNGLARTPPMGWLHWERFLCGTDCATDPRRCVSERLFMEMTDMMAAEGWRDAGYEFVCIDDCWMAPTRDEHGRLQADPKRFPSGIRKLADYVHSKGLKLGIYSDVGNKTCAGFPGSYNHYDLDAQTFASWGVDLLKFDGCNSGTLELLAEGYRRMSLALNKTGRSIVYSCEWPFYLRPMQQPNYTEIKQYCNHWRNFFDVYDSWSSIKSILDWTALHQDSIVKIAGPGGWNDPDMLVIGNFGLSWDQAVTQMAMWAIMAAPLFMSNDLRHISPEAKWLLQNKEVIAINQDPLGKQGYRITKDKNFELWERPLSGQAYAVAVLNQQEIGGPQNFTFSLTFLGNGLACNPACSVRQVLPASRDWGVYSWVSSLSTEVNPTGVVLLKVVAL from the exons ATGGCGGCGGTAAGGCGGGCGCTGTGCTGGgccctggcggcggcggcggcgttggcggcggcgctggcgctggACAACGGGCTGGCGCGGACGCCGCCGATGGGCTGGCTGCACTGGGAGCGCTTCCTCTGCGGCACTGACTGCGCCACCGACCCGCGCCGCTGCGTCAG TGAGCGGCTCTTCATGGAGATGACCGACATGATGGCTGCCGAGGGCTGGAGGGACGCAGGCTATGAGTTTGTCTGCATTGACGACTGCTGGATGGCCCCAACACGGGATGAACACGGCAGGCTCCAGGCTGACCCAAAACGGTTCCCCAGTGGGATCCGCAAGCTGGCCGACTAT GTCCACTCCAAGGGGCTGAAGCTGGGAATCTACAGCGATGTCGGGAACAAGACATGTGCTGGCTTCCCTGGCAGTTACAATCACTACGACCTGGATGCCCAAACGTTTGCCTCCTGGGGTGTGGACCTGCTGAAGTTTGATGGCTGCAACTCTGGCAcactggagctgctggcagaag GTTACAGGCGCATGTCTCTGGCCCTGAACAAGACTGGAAGGAGCATTGTGTACTCCTGTGAGTGGCCTTTCTACTTGAGGCCCATGCAGCAG CCCAATTACACAGAGATCAAACAGTACTGCAATCACTGGAGGAACTTTTTTGATGTCTATGATTCCTGGAGCAGCATCAAGAGTATCTTGGACTGGACAGCACTTCACCAGGACAGCATTGTGAAGATAGCTGGGCCAGGGGGCTGGAATGATCCTGACATG CTGGTGATTGGAAACTTTGGGCTGAGCTGGGACCAGGCAGTGACTCAGATGGCAATGTGGGCTATTATGGCAGCTCCCCTCTTCATGTCCAATGACCTGCGGCACATTAGTCCCGAGGCCAAGTGGCTGCTCCAGAACAAAGAGGTGATTGCCATCAACCAGGATCCGCTGGGCAAGCAGGGATACCGAATCACCAAG GACAAGAACTTTGAGTTGTGGGAGCGGCCCCTGTCTGGCCAAGCCTATGCCGTGGCAGTGCTGAACCAGCAGGAGATTGGGGGACCCCAGAACTTCACCTTCTCCCTCACCTTTCTTGGCAATGGGCTGGCCTGCAACCCAGCATGCTCTGTCCGGCAGGTCCTGCCAGCCAGCAGGGACTGGGGGGTTTACAGCTGGGTCTCTTCCCTGAGCACGGAGGTGAACCCAACAGGCGTTGTGCTGCTGAAAGTAGTGGCACTATAG